A genomic segment from Mercenaria mercenaria strain notata unplaced genomic scaffold, MADL_Memer_1 contig_4328, whole genome shotgun sequence encodes:
- the LOC128553792 gene encoding uncharacterized protein LOC128553792 yields MIHPVQDCSKIIVAIEAEPYIDTVNEKLADKPGGIGIITFADTPYGTYSYKFVDFEKFNTRYTELEKTGVRWIYKGDNNTFSNDIEPEYISFNVDESKAYIALQV; encoded by the exons ATGATACATCCTGTTCAAGACTGCAGTAAAATTATTGTTGCAATTGAAGCGGAGCCGTATATTGACACCGTCAATGAGAAACTAGCGGATAAGCCCGGCGGAATTGGTATCATTACATTTGCCGACACACCATACGGAACATATAGTTACAAATTTGTAGACTTCGAAAAATTTAATACAAG ATACACCGAATTAGAGAAGACAGGTGTCCGTTGGATCTATAAGGGAGACAACAACACATTTTCTAATGATATTGAACCAGAATACATCTCATTTAACGTCGATGAATCTAAAGCGTATATCGCATTGCAGgtga